A single Oncorhynchus nerka isolate Pitt River linkage group LG10, Oner_Uvic_2.0, whole genome shotgun sequence DNA region contains:
- the LOC115135690 gene encoding histamine H2 receptor-like, with amino-acid sequence MISTALRWLFLVSFIVATIGGNVLVCLAVGLSRRLRRIANCFVVSLAVTDLLLGLLVLPFSATLELRSGHWPLGGTLCNIYVSLDVMFCTASILTLLAISVDRYLAISAPLCYPRRVTPPRVALAITTIWVTSLAMSFLPIHLGWNTADFRVQNLDWGIWDEVEEGRTCRFEWHNNYVLLDAFGTFYLPLLVMCGMYHCIFQIARKQVRRIRAATPSFAPTASAAATAREHKATVTLAAVLGAFIICWFPYYTFFTCMGIGAETNPPTTAHSVVLWLGYFNSVVNPILYPALNRDFRRAYWELLCCRGPRWRHISTTICVSLQKQVPLSSEHRDTDLTNGHTDTLPKDN; translated from the exons ATGATCTCCACGGCACTCCGTTGgctgtttctggtgtccttcaTCGTGGCGACCATCGGCGGGAACGTGCTGGTGTGTTTGGCCGTGGGGCTCAGCCGCCGCCTGCGCCGCATTGCTAACTGCTTTGTTGTGTCACTAGCTGTGACGGATCTGTTGCTGGGCCTGCTGGTGCTGCCCTTCTCTGCCACCCTGGAGCTGCGGAGTGGACACTGGCCCCTGGGGGGCACCCTATGTAACATCTATGTGTCTCTGGATGTGATGTTTTGTACGGCCTCCATTCTGACTCTGCTGGCCATCAGTGTGGACCGTTACCTGGCCATCTCAGCCCCACTCTGCTACCCCCGCAGGGTCACCCCTCCCCGAGTAGCCCTGGCCATCACCACCATCTGGGTCACTTCCCTGGCCATGTCCTTCCTCCCCATCCACCTGGGCTGGAACACGGCTGACTTCAGGGTGCAGAACCTGGACTGGGGCATTTGGGACGAGGTGGAGGAGGGACGCACCTGCCGCTTTGAGTGGCATAACAACTATGTGCTCCTAGATGCCTTTGGCACCTTCTACCTCCCACTACTGGTCATGTGCGGGATGTACCACTGCATCTTTCAGATAGCACGCAAACAG GTACGGCGTATCCGAGCTGCCACACCCTCATTCGCCCCCACAGCATCAGCGGCGGCCACAGCGCGGGAGCACAAGGCCACAGTGACTCTAGCAGCAGTCCTGGGGGCCTTCATTATCTGCTGGTTCCCCTATTACACCTTCTTTACCTGCATGGGCATCGGGGCAGAGACTAACCCCCCTACTACTGCCCACTCTGTGGTGCTGTGGCTGGGCTACTTTAACTCCGTTGTCAACCCCATCCTGTACCCGGCCTTGAATAGGGACTTCCGCAGAGCCTATTGGGAGCTGCTGTGCTGCAGGGGGCCGCGGTGGAGACACATATCCACAACTATCTGCGTGTCCTTGCAGAAACAAGTGCCCCTCTCTAGCGAACACAGAGACACTGATCTGACCAATGGCCACACAGACACCCTCCCTAAAGACAATTAG